A single region of the Panulirus ornatus isolate Po-2019 chromosome 17, ASM3632096v1, whole genome shotgun sequence genome encodes:
- the LOC139754747 gene encoding uncharacterized protein isoform X2, with protein MDSDNFFEFDASIPPEDGALEAGLIEDEEYDALNDETFGSAAVDGDWEECHEQMVTLTEAGRITGKRQDFPDALRQEDDTGLAGEFQNLGLGRYDNAGGNNITQRSAPISIIGYQSVPGSHSHLGSSLLGGPDLPGSPSNSIWTPSPGVDKLRPVTQHSPSNGVGHILGQIPGISQSGIPPSLGLAAVKTVAELEEEMKLQHVRTQSSINLHLNALRAEDLERELARQTANKPHHQQQQQLGMSSHMQQQTQYNLQRQGSFNGGMPNSHNQFNRRFQRPFPNQGSFQGSMQQYQIQQQQQQQQQQRFMNSFPGSSNKSLFNQHSLQHHQPHLHHNQSLEGYTNYHQHHHHNNYHSHFNHHHQQQQQQHQQQQQQSYHYQNSHNTDGRYFNYNGYDQGRNGNNMDRRNFERRPFDQNRGFDLAKNQYDRVNNTREDYSQHPGRIRRDSEAEWEEWHRLREQDEYCGLMTPREKGWLKYIQAMQLHSDNPYQDDYYFVMYNVKQQRKREEEVIEIDGLQLLLPDRGKEGGREYEPPRLENSLGKLQVVSVNAPRKIIDLQVVHLDPSHPTTPLQREMRKHRHLLLYIEKLFNVMMALDDLERKIRLLPDCPTRDLFKSKSRQEASRLWDSVTATPERLVQLLCIRKGKSLLSRLMGWLGESEYMKLVTTILQNMTLLAKKDVHDHHLTLFWPITDRLVASASPSRLTDLATALNTQGGGAHKTNLISSLYNKFGMSLIMALMVRGEHLQTTLEDSDVWQELLLAVISGLATASDSTSKTSSDVSKTNCEIPQALPSVALAASPYRPAQHLARCSHPDPKLLKAAQDKIASLESTHTKPRSQSPVKS; from the exons ATGGATTCCGACAATTTCTTCGAATTTGACGCATCGATCCCG CCTGAGGATGGAGCCCTAGAGGCAGGGCTCATTGAGGATGAGGAATATGACGCACTTAATGATGAAACATTTGGCTCAGCGGCAGTGGATGGggactgggaggaatgtcacgaACAAATGGTGACACTCACTGAAGCTGGACGCATTACTGGTAAACGGCAAGATTTTCCTGATGCATTGAGACAAGAG GATGATACAGGTTTGGCTGGGGAGTTCCAAAACTTAGGCCTTGGGAGATATGACAACGCTGGTGGCAATAACATAACCCAAAGAAGTGCACCCATCAGTATCATCGGGTACCAGTCCGTTCCAGGCAGTCACTCCCATTTAGGGTCATCCTTACTTGGGGGACCAGACCTGCCAGGCTCTCCGTCCAATAGCATATGGACTCCTTCCCCGGGTGTGGACAAATTGCGACCAGTTACTCAGCATTCTCCATCAAATGGTGTGGGACACATTTTAGGGCAGATTCCTGGAATCTCCCAGTCTGGTATCCCTCCATCTTTGGGGCTGGCAGCTGTCAAGACAGTGGCTGAACTTGAGGAGGAAATGAAGCTTCAGCATGTGAGGACTCAGTCATCCATCAATCTCCATTTAAAT GCACTTAGAGCTGAGGACTTGGAAAGGGAATTAGCTCGTCAGACAGCCAATAAGccccatcatcagcagcagcagcagctaggaATGAGCAGCCACATGCAACAGCAAACTCAATACAACCTTCAGAGGCAGGGATCTTTCAATGGTGGAATGCCAAACAGCCACAACCAGTTCAATCGCCGATTTCAGAGACCCTTCCCTAATCAAG gAAGTTTCCAGGGATCTATGCAGCAATATCAaatccagcagcagcaacagcagcagcagcaacaacggtTTATGAACAGCTTTCCAGGCAGCAGTAATAAGTCTCTCTTTAATCAACATTCACTGCAGCACCATCAACCACATCTGCATCATAATCAGAGTCTTGAAGGTTATACCAattaccatcaacaccaccatcacaataactaTCACAGTCATtttaaccaccatcaccagcagcagcaacaacaacatcagcagcaacagcagcagagttACCACTATCAGAATAGTCATAACACAGATGGAAGATATTTTAATTATAATGGATACGATCAAGGTAGAAATGGAAATAACATGGATCGCAGAAACTTTGAAAGGAGACCTTTTGATCAGAACCGTGGCTTTGATCTTGCTAAAAA TCAATATGATCGAGTAAACAACACTAGAGAAGACTACTCACAGCACCCAGGACGAATTAGGCGAGACAGTGAGGCTGAATGGGAGGAATGGCATCGCCTGCGGGAACAAGACGAGTACTGTGGACTCATGACTCCAAGAGAGAAAGGGTGGCTGAAATACATCCAAGCCATGCAACTGCATTCAGATAATCCATATCAAGATGATTATTATTTTGTG ATGTATAACGTTAAGCAGCAAcggaaaagagaagaagaggtgaTAGAGATTGATGGTCTGCAGTTACTATTACCTGatcgtgggaaggagggaggccgtGAATATGAACCTCCACGATTAGAGAATTCTTTAGGGAAATTGCAGGTTGTGAGTGTGAATGCTCCTAGAAAAATTATTGATCTGCAGGTTGTACATCTTGATCCCTCGCATCCCACAACACCTTTGCAACGTGAAATGAGGAAACATAGGCATCTCCTCCTATACATTGAAAAG TTATTTAATGTCATGATGGCACTAGATGACCTGGAGCGCAAAATTCGTCTATTACCTGACTGTCCAACACGTGATCTGTTCAAATCCAAGTCTCGCCAGGAGGCATCTAGACTTTGGGATAGTGTAACAGCAACACCAGAGAGACTTGTGCAGCTGCTCTGTATACGGAAAGGAAAG AGTTTATTGAGCCGCCTAATGGGTTGGTTGGGTGAGAGTGAATACATGAAGCTGGTAACGACCATACTGCAGAACATGACTCTTCTGGCCAAGAAAGATGTACATGATCATCATTTAACTCTCTTCTGGCCAATCACAGACCGCTTGGTTGCATCTGCCTCACCCAGCCGTTTGACGGATTTGGCCACTGCCCTTAATacccagggaggaggagcacATAAGACCAATTTGATATCATCTTTATATAATAAG TTTGGCATGAGCCTGATAATGGCTCTGATGGTACGAGGGGAACACCTACAGACAACTCTAGAAGATTCTGATGTATGGCAAGAGCTGCTTCTAGCAGTCATCAGTGGCCTGGCTACTGCTTCTGACAGTACTTCTAAGACTTCCAGTGATGTTAGCAAGACCAATTGTGAAATACCCCAAGCTCTTCCCTCAGTTGctcttgctgcttcaccttacCGCCCTGCCCAGCATTTAGCGAGATGCAGTCATCCAGATCCCAAACTACTTAAGGCAGCCCAGGACAAAATTGCTTCCCTCGAATCCACACACACTAAACCAAGGAGTCAAAGCCCTGTCAAGTCTTAA
- the LOC139754747 gene encoding uncharacterized protein isoform X1 yields MIMCRVRMAYVIERLPKGTNLKPEDGALEAGLIEDEEYDALNDETFGSAAVDGDWEECHEQMVTLTEAGRITGKRQDFPDALRQEDDTGLAGEFQNLGLGRYDNAGGNNITQRSAPISIIGYQSVPGSHSHLGSSLLGGPDLPGSPSNSIWTPSPGVDKLRPVTQHSPSNGVGHILGQIPGISQSGIPPSLGLAAVKTVAELEEEMKLQHVRTQSSINLHLNALRAEDLERELARQTANKPHHQQQQQLGMSSHMQQQTQYNLQRQGSFNGGMPNSHNQFNRRFQRPFPNQGSFQGSMQQYQIQQQQQQQQQQRFMNSFPGSSNKSLFNQHSLQHHQPHLHHNQSLEGYTNYHQHHHHNNYHSHFNHHHQQQQQQHQQQQQQSYHYQNSHNTDGRYFNYNGYDQGRNGNNMDRRNFERRPFDQNRGFDLAKNQYDRVNNTREDYSQHPGRIRRDSEAEWEEWHRLREQDEYCGLMTPREKGWLKYIQAMQLHSDNPYQDDYYFVMYNVKQQRKREEEVIEIDGLQLLLPDRGKEGGREYEPPRLENSLGKLQVVSVNAPRKIIDLQVVHLDPSHPTTPLQREMRKHRHLLLYIEKLFNVMMALDDLERKIRLLPDCPTRDLFKSKSRQEASRLWDSVTATPERLVQLLCIRKGKSLLSRLMGWLGESEYMKLVTTILQNMTLLAKKDVHDHHLTLFWPITDRLVASASPSRLTDLATALNTQGGGAHKTNLISSLYNKFGMSLIMALMVRGEHLQTTLEDSDVWQELLLAVISGLATASDSTSKTSSDVSKTNCEIPQALPSVALAASPYRPAQHLARCSHPDPKLLKAAQDKIASLESTHTKPRSQSPVKS; encoded by the exons ATGATTATGTGCCGAGTGAGGATGGCATACGTCATAGAGCGACTGCCTAAGGGGACCAACTTGAAG CCTGAGGATGGAGCCCTAGAGGCAGGGCTCATTGAGGATGAGGAATATGACGCACTTAATGATGAAACATTTGGCTCAGCGGCAGTGGATGGggactgggaggaatgtcacgaACAAATGGTGACACTCACTGAAGCTGGACGCATTACTGGTAAACGGCAAGATTTTCCTGATGCATTGAGACAAGAG GATGATACAGGTTTGGCTGGGGAGTTCCAAAACTTAGGCCTTGGGAGATATGACAACGCTGGTGGCAATAACATAACCCAAAGAAGTGCACCCATCAGTATCATCGGGTACCAGTCCGTTCCAGGCAGTCACTCCCATTTAGGGTCATCCTTACTTGGGGGACCAGACCTGCCAGGCTCTCCGTCCAATAGCATATGGACTCCTTCCCCGGGTGTGGACAAATTGCGACCAGTTACTCAGCATTCTCCATCAAATGGTGTGGGACACATTTTAGGGCAGATTCCTGGAATCTCCCAGTCTGGTATCCCTCCATCTTTGGGGCTGGCAGCTGTCAAGACAGTGGCTGAACTTGAGGAGGAAATGAAGCTTCAGCATGTGAGGACTCAGTCATCCATCAATCTCCATTTAAAT GCACTTAGAGCTGAGGACTTGGAAAGGGAATTAGCTCGTCAGACAGCCAATAAGccccatcatcagcagcagcagcagctaggaATGAGCAGCCACATGCAACAGCAAACTCAATACAACCTTCAGAGGCAGGGATCTTTCAATGGTGGAATGCCAAACAGCCACAACCAGTTCAATCGCCGATTTCAGAGACCCTTCCCTAATCAAG gAAGTTTCCAGGGATCTATGCAGCAATATCAaatccagcagcagcaacagcagcagcagcaacaacggtTTATGAACAGCTTTCCAGGCAGCAGTAATAAGTCTCTCTTTAATCAACATTCACTGCAGCACCATCAACCACATCTGCATCATAATCAGAGTCTTGAAGGTTATACCAattaccatcaacaccaccatcacaataactaTCACAGTCATtttaaccaccatcaccagcagcagcaacaacaacatcagcagcaacagcagcagagttACCACTATCAGAATAGTCATAACACAGATGGAAGATATTTTAATTATAATGGATACGATCAAGGTAGAAATGGAAATAACATGGATCGCAGAAACTTTGAAAGGAGACCTTTTGATCAGAACCGTGGCTTTGATCTTGCTAAAAA TCAATATGATCGAGTAAACAACACTAGAGAAGACTACTCACAGCACCCAGGACGAATTAGGCGAGACAGTGAGGCTGAATGGGAGGAATGGCATCGCCTGCGGGAACAAGACGAGTACTGTGGACTCATGACTCCAAGAGAGAAAGGGTGGCTGAAATACATCCAAGCCATGCAACTGCATTCAGATAATCCATATCAAGATGATTATTATTTTGTG ATGTATAACGTTAAGCAGCAAcggaaaagagaagaagaggtgaTAGAGATTGATGGTCTGCAGTTACTATTACCTGatcgtgggaaggagggaggccgtGAATATGAACCTCCACGATTAGAGAATTCTTTAGGGAAATTGCAGGTTGTGAGTGTGAATGCTCCTAGAAAAATTATTGATCTGCAGGTTGTACATCTTGATCCCTCGCATCCCACAACACCTTTGCAACGTGAAATGAGGAAACATAGGCATCTCCTCCTATACATTGAAAAG TTATTTAATGTCATGATGGCACTAGATGACCTGGAGCGCAAAATTCGTCTATTACCTGACTGTCCAACACGTGATCTGTTCAAATCCAAGTCTCGCCAGGAGGCATCTAGACTTTGGGATAGTGTAACAGCAACACCAGAGAGACTTGTGCAGCTGCTCTGTATACGGAAAGGAAAG AGTTTATTGAGCCGCCTAATGGGTTGGTTGGGTGAGAGTGAATACATGAAGCTGGTAACGACCATACTGCAGAACATGACTCTTCTGGCCAAGAAAGATGTACATGATCATCATTTAACTCTCTTCTGGCCAATCACAGACCGCTTGGTTGCATCTGCCTCACCCAGCCGTTTGACGGATTTGGCCACTGCCCTTAATacccagggaggaggagcacATAAGACCAATTTGATATCATCTTTATATAATAAG TTTGGCATGAGCCTGATAATGGCTCTGATGGTACGAGGGGAACACCTACAGACAACTCTAGAAGATTCTGATGTATGGCAAGAGCTGCTTCTAGCAGTCATCAGTGGCCTGGCTACTGCTTCTGACAGTACTTCTAAGACTTCCAGTGATGTTAGCAAGACCAATTGTGAAATACCCCAAGCTCTTCCCTCAGTTGctcttgctgcttcaccttacCGCCCTGCCCAGCATTTAGCGAGATGCAGTCATCCAGATCCCAAACTACTTAAGGCAGCCCAGGACAAAATTGCTTCCCTCGAATCCACACACACTAAACCAAGGAGTCAAAGCCCTGTCAAGTCTTAA
- the LOC139754747 gene encoding uncharacterized protein isoform X3, with protein MRLPTSSQPEDGALEAGLIEDEEYDALNDETFGSAAVDGDWEECHEQMVTLTEAGRITGKRQDFPDALRQEDDTGLAGEFQNLGLGRYDNAGGNNITQRSAPISIIGYQSVPGSHSHLGSSLLGGPDLPGSPSNSIWTPSPGVDKLRPVTQHSPSNGVGHILGQIPGISQSGIPPSLGLAAVKTVAELEEEMKLQHVRTQSSINLHLNALRAEDLERELARQTANKPHHQQQQQLGMSSHMQQQTQYNLQRQGSFNGGMPNSHNQFNRRFQRPFPNQGSFQGSMQQYQIQQQQQQQQQQRFMNSFPGSSNKSLFNQHSLQHHQPHLHHNQSLEGYTNYHQHHHHNNYHSHFNHHHQQQQQQHQQQQQQSYHYQNSHNTDGRYFNYNGYDQGRNGNNMDRRNFERRPFDQNRGFDLAKNQYDRVNNTREDYSQHPGRIRRDSEAEWEEWHRLREQDEYCGLMTPREKGWLKYIQAMQLHSDNPYQDDYYFVMYNVKQQRKREEEVIEIDGLQLLLPDRGKEGGREYEPPRLENSLGKLQVVSVNAPRKIIDLQVVHLDPSHPTTPLQREMRKHRHLLLYIEKLFNVMMALDDLERKIRLLPDCPTRDLFKSKSRQEASRLWDSVTATPERLVQLLCIRKGKSLLSRLMGWLGESEYMKLVTTILQNMTLLAKKDVHDHHLTLFWPITDRLVASASPSRLTDLATALNTQGGGAHKTNLISSLYNKFGMSLIMALMVRGEHLQTTLEDSDVWQELLLAVISGLATASDSTSKTSSDVSKTNCEIPQALPSVALAASPYRPAQHLARCSHPDPKLLKAAQDKIASLESTHTKPRSQSPVKS; from the exons ATGAGGTTGCCTACAAGTTCTCAG CCTGAGGATGGAGCCCTAGAGGCAGGGCTCATTGAGGATGAGGAATATGACGCACTTAATGATGAAACATTTGGCTCAGCGGCAGTGGATGGggactgggaggaatgtcacgaACAAATGGTGACACTCACTGAAGCTGGACGCATTACTGGTAAACGGCAAGATTTTCCTGATGCATTGAGACAAGAG GATGATACAGGTTTGGCTGGGGAGTTCCAAAACTTAGGCCTTGGGAGATATGACAACGCTGGTGGCAATAACATAACCCAAAGAAGTGCACCCATCAGTATCATCGGGTACCAGTCCGTTCCAGGCAGTCACTCCCATTTAGGGTCATCCTTACTTGGGGGACCAGACCTGCCAGGCTCTCCGTCCAATAGCATATGGACTCCTTCCCCGGGTGTGGACAAATTGCGACCAGTTACTCAGCATTCTCCATCAAATGGTGTGGGACACATTTTAGGGCAGATTCCTGGAATCTCCCAGTCTGGTATCCCTCCATCTTTGGGGCTGGCAGCTGTCAAGACAGTGGCTGAACTTGAGGAGGAAATGAAGCTTCAGCATGTGAGGACTCAGTCATCCATCAATCTCCATTTAAAT GCACTTAGAGCTGAGGACTTGGAAAGGGAATTAGCTCGTCAGACAGCCAATAAGccccatcatcagcagcagcagcagctaggaATGAGCAGCCACATGCAACAGCAAACTCAATACAACCTTCAGAGGCAGGGATCTTTCAATGGTGGAATGCCAAACAGCCACAACCAGTTCAATCGCCGATTTCAGAGACCCTTCCCTAATCAAG gAAGTTTCCAGGGATCTATGCAGCAATATCAaatccagcagcagcaacagcagcagcagcaacaacggtTTATGAACAGCTTTCCAGGCAGCAGTAATAAGTCTCTCTTTAATCAACATTCACTGCAGCACCATCAACCACATCTGCATCATAATCAGAGTCTTGAAGGTTATACCAattaccatcaacaccaccatcacaataactaTCACAGTCATtttaaccaccatcaccagcagcagcaacaacaacatcagcagcaacagcagcagagttACCACTATCAGAATAGTCATAACACAGATGGAAGATATTTTAATTATAATGGATACGATCAAGGTAGAAATGGAAATAACATGGATCGCAGAAACTTTGAAAGGAGACCTTTTGATCAGAACCGTGGCTTTGATCTTGCTAAAAA TCAATATGATCGAGTAAACAACACTAGAGAAGACTACTCACAGCACCCAGGACGAATTAGGCGAGACAGTGAGGCTGAATGGGAGGAATGGCATCGCCTGCGGGAACAAGACGAGTACTGTGGACTCATGACTCCAAGAGAGAAAGGGTGGCTGAAATACATCCAAGCCATGCAACTGCATTCAGATAATCCATATCAAGATGATTATTATTTTGTG ATGTATAACGTTAAGCAGCAAcggaaaagagaagaagaggtgaTAGAGATTGATGGTCTGCAGTTACTATTACCTGatcgtgggaaggagggaggccgtGAATATGAACCTCCACGATTAGAGAATTCTTTAGGGAAATTGCAGGTTGTGAGTGTGAATGCTCCTAGAAAAATTATTGATCTGCAGGTTGTACATCTTGATCCCTCGCATCCCACAACACCTTTGCAACGTGAAATGAGGAAACATAGGCATCTCCTCCTATACATTGAAAAG TTATTTAATGTCATGATGGCACTAGATGACCTGGAGCGCAAAATTCGTCTATTACCTGACTGTCCAACACGTGATCTGTTCAAATCCAAGTCTCGCCAGGAGGCATCTAGACTTTGGGATAGTGTAACAGCAACACCAGAGAGACTTGTGCAGCTGCTCTGTATACGGAAAGGAAAG AGTTTATTGAGCCGCCTAATGGGTTGGTTGGGTGAGAGTGAATACATGAAGCTGGTAACGACCATACTGCAGAACATGACTCTTCTGGCCAAGAAAGATGTACATGATCATCATTTAACTCTCTTCTGGCCAATCACAGACCGCTTGGTTGCATCTGCCTCACCCAGCCGTTTGACGGATTTGGCCACTGCCCTTAATacccagggaggaggagcacATAAGACCAATTTGATATCATCTTTATATAATAAG TTTGGCATGAGCCTGATAATGGCTCTGATGGTACGAGGGGAACACCTACAGACAACTCTAGAAGATTCTGATGTATGGCAAGAGCTGCTTCTAGCAGTCATCAGTGGCCTGGCTACTGCTTCTGACAGTACTTCTAAGACTTCCAGTGATGTTAGCAAGACCAATTGTGAAATACCCCAAGCTCTTCCCTCAGTTGctcttgctgcttcaccttacCGCCCTGCCCAGCATTTAGCGAGATGCAGTCATCCAGATCCCAAACTACTTAAGGCAGCCCAGGACAAAATTGCTTCCCTCGAATCCACACACACTAAACCAAGGAGTCAAAGCCCTGTCAAGTCTTAA